The Streptomyces luteogriseus genome includes a window with the following:
- a CDS encoding cytochrome P450, with product MTSAAPPPIPRAAGSLPFIGHALKMRDNLGFIDSLRDTREPLIEIVLQPGTRTIVVQDPALIHQMLKALAPTLDKGRLYDKLGQLLGDSVVTATGRPHVRKRRQLQPAFAHTEISRYVDIMRTQVTATVATWKPGQSLDVREAMVALSLDMLAKTVFAGSLDDAVFRRLRSDLSVVMNGVGIRLMLPDWAERLPLPFNRRFDRARAGVRATVNTAVETLQASGHDTADMLSMLLRAIDEETGKPLTGDQICSEILTLAVAGTETTASVLSWTLYELARHPDIEARVHSELDEVLGKRPVTLDDMTRLPYLNQVITETLRLHHPGWLVTRRTTEHTRLGRWTLPPGTELAYCQHALHRDPQRFPNPLTFDPDRWNDPAQQPPPGAFLPFGDGKHKCMGDRFARTEMITAIATILRSIRLQLPHNHTVRQIARLTIRPHPLRMTVLPHHQPH from the coding sequence GTGACGTCCGCTGCGCCTCCCCCCATACCCCGGGCTGCAGGATCGCTTCCGTTCATCGGCCACGCACTGAAAATGCGCGACAACCTCGGCTTCATCGACTCACTGCGCGACACACGAGAACCCCTCATCGAGATCGTGCTGCAACCCGGAACGCGCACCATCGTGGTCCAGGACCCGGCCCTGATCCACCAGATGCTCAAAGCCCTGGCACCCACCCTCGACAAAGGCCGGCTCTACGACAAACTGGGCCAACTGCTGGGCGACAGCGTCGTCACCGCCACCGGCCGCCCTCACGTACGCAAACGCCGCCAGCTGCAACCGGCCTTCGCCCACACCGAGATCAGCCGCTACGTCGACATCATGCGCACCCAGGTCACAGCCACAGTCGCCACCTGGAAACCCGGGCAATCCCTCGACGTACGCGAAGCGATGGTCGCACTCAGCCTCGACATGCTGGCCAAAACCGTGTTCGCCGGCAGCCTCGACGACGCCGTCTTCCGCCGACTGCGCAGCGATCTGTCGGTGGTGATGAACGGCGTCGGCATACGCCTGATGCTGCCCGACTGGGCCGAACGCCTGCCGTTGCCCTTCAACCGCCGCTTCGACCGGGCCCGCGCCGGCGTACGCGCCACCGTCAACACCGCCGTCGAAACACTGCAGGCCTCCGGACACGACACCGCAGACATGCTCTCCATGCTGCTGCGCGCCATCGACGAGGAAACCGGCAAACCGTTGACCGGAGATCAGATCTGCTCCGAGATCCTCACCCTGGCCGTGGCAGGCACCGAGACCACCGCATCCGTCCTGTCCTGGACGCTGTACGAACTCGCCCGCCACCCCGACATCGAAGCCCGGGTCCACAGCGAACTCGACGAAGTCCTCGGCAAACGGCCCGTCACCCTCGACGACATGACCCGGCTGCCCTACCTCAACCAGGTGATCACCGAAACCCTACGGCTGCACCACCCCGGCTGGCTGGTCACACGCCGCACCACGGAACACACCCGCCTCGGCCGGTGGACACTACCCCCCGGCACCGAACTCGCCTACTGCCAGCACGCCCTGCACCGCGACCCCCAACGCTTCCCCAACCCACTCACCTTCGACCCCGACCGATGGAACGACCCCGCACAACAACCCCCACCAGGCGCCTTCCTGCCCTTCGGAGACGGCAAACACAAATGCATGGGAGACCGCTTCGCCCGCACCGAAATGATCACCGCTATCGCAACAATACTCCGCTCAATACGACTCCAACTCCCCCACAACCACACCGTCCGCCAAATCGCCCGACTCACCATACGACCACACCCCCTCCGCATGACCGTCCTCCCCCACCACCAGCCACACTGA
- a CDS encoding PIG-L family deacetylase yields MTDRPLTLMAVHAHPDDEATGTGGVLARYAAEGIRTVLVTCTDGGCGDGPGGVKPGDPAHDPAAVALMRRQELEASCEVLKIGDLEMLDYADSGMMGWPSNDAPGSFWQTPVQEGAARLAELMRHYRPDVVVTYDENGFYGHPDHIQAHRITMAALEMTTLSPKVYWTTMPRSMMQRFGEIMREFHPDMPEPDPAEAAAMAEIGLPDDEITTWVDTTAFSGQKFDALAAHASQGENIFFLKMGKERFGELMGMETFVRVQDATGAVVPENDLFAGLR; encoded by the coding sequence ATGACTGACCGACCTTTGACGCTCATGGCCGTACACGCGCACCCTGACGACGAGGCCACGGGAACCGGGGGTGTCCTCGCGCGGTACGCGGCGGAGGGCATCCGTACCGTTCTCGTGACGTGTACCGACGGCGGCTGCGGTGACGGACCGGGGGGTGTCAAGCCGGGCGATCCCGCGCACGATCCGGCGGCGGTGGCCCTGATGCGCCGTCAAGAACTCGAGGCGAGCTGTGAGGTCCTGAAGATCGGCGATCTGGAGATGCTCGACTATGCCGACTCCGGAATGATGGGCTGGCCGAGCAACGACGCCCCCGGCTCCTTCTGGCAGACCCCCGTGCAGGAGGGCGCGGCCCGGCTCGCGGAACTCATGCGGCACTACCGACCTGATGTGGTCGTCACCTACGACGAGAACGGCTTCTACGGCCATCCCGACCACATTCAGGCCCACCGCATCACGATGGCGGCGCTGGAGATGACCACGCTGTCACCGAAGGTGTATTGGACTACGATGCCCCGCTCGATGATGCAGCGATTCGGTGAGATCATGCGCGAGTTTCATCCGGACATGCCGGAGCCGGATCCTGCCGAAGCCGCCGCGATGGCCGAGATCGGCCTTCCCGACGATGAGATCACCACGTGGGTGGACACCACCGCGTTCAGCGGTCAGAAGTTCGACGCGTTGGCCGCGCACGCCAGTCAGGGCGAGAACATCTTCTTCCTCAAGATGGGCAAGGAGAGGTTCGGCGAGTTGATGGGCATGGAGACCTTCGTACGGGTCCAGGACGCCACCGGCGCGGTCGTACCCGAGAACGATCTCTTCGCCGGACTCCGCTGA
- a CDS encoding TIGR03086 family metal-binding protein, giving the protein MSDGMIPSGWDILDASHEALRTAVRAVPADGWQLPTPCTGWTVAQVFQHAVGDQIGYAAALTGEPGPDFDPFDPSGEMEGVDPEAFLGDGLARAAHAWAGVDRDAAEVPTPVPPHKMSPWSGSAACGLDAAVHAWDIAVATGRPSPLTPELARLLLRIAREIVEPLRPRGAYVAALAPEQGDDDVAVLLRYLGRDPRWIAPQAPRSLRGD; this is encoded by the coding sequence ATGAGCGATGGCATGATCCCCAGCGGTTGGGACATCCTGGACGCCTCCCACGAAGCACTGCGCACGGCCGTCCGCGCCGTCCCCGCCGACGGCTGGCAGCTGCCGACGCCTTGCACCGGCTGGACCGTGGCCCAGGTCTTCCAGCACGCCGTCGGCGACCAGATCGGCTACGCCGCCGCACTGACCGGCGAACCCGGCCCCGACTTCGATCCGTTCGACCCGTCGGGCGAGATGGAGGGGGTGGACCCGGAGGCATTCCTCGGGGACGGCCTGGCACGCGCGGCGCATGCATGGGCGGGGGTCGACCGGGACGCCGCCGAGGTGCCCACGCCGGTGCCGCCGCACAAGATGTCCCCGTGGTCCGGCTCGGCGGCGTGCGGGCTGGACGCAGCGGTCCACGCCTGGGACATCGCCGTGGCGACGGGCCGGCCGTCGCCGCTCACGCCCGAGTTGGCCCGCCTCCTGCTCAGGATTGCCAGGGAGATCGTCGAGCCGCTGCGCCCGCGCGGCGCGTACGTCGCCGCCCTGGCCCCCGAGCAGGGTGACGACGACGTGGCGGTCCTCCTGCGTTACCTCGGTCGCGACCCCCGCTGGATCGCGCCTCAAGCCCCTCGCTCCCTACGCGGTGACTAG